In the genome of Candidatus Neomarinimicrobiota bacterium, the window AAGGAAAAAGAACGGCTATCACGAAATCTCGGTTATAGGGTAAAAGAACTTTCTTGTTTGCAGGCGGTTGGAGAAATAATAGAGAATGAAACTTCACTTAGTAGGTTATTAAGCAAGGTATCGAAAATCGTTCCCTCCGGAATGCGATTTCCCAAAAAAGCTTGGGTGAAATTACTGTTTGATAAAGATGAATACGTTTCTAACGCGTCTAATGTAAACGAAGAATCTGTGACAGGCAGCGATATTATCGTCTCCGGAGTTATTAGGGGAGTTCTGCAAGTGGGATATTTTGATTCTACCAAAATACTTGACGAAGAGATGGAGATGTGTCACAATATAACTCATCGGATTGGATTAGTTGTGGAGCGGAATGAACTTAGAGAGGACCTTTTAAAGAAAGAAAAGCTGGAAGCAGTTCAAAAGCTTGCAGCGGCAGTGGCGCATGAATTTAATCAGCCGTTGCAATCACTTCAACTTATATCAGCATTAGCTTCAGAAGGAGAAGTATCGGCAAAGAGCTACAGCGGTCGCATTCCCGAGGAAGTATCTAAAATATCTTCATTGGTAAATAAATTATTAAATATCACAGCTGTAGAAACAAAAGCTTATGCTGCCGGCAGAGAAATTATTGATTTGG includes:
- a CDS encoding response regulator, whose product is KEKERLSRNLGYRVKELSCLQAVGEIIENETSLSRLLSKVSKIVPSGMRFPKKAWVKLLFDKDEYVSNASNVNEESVTGSDIIVSGVIRGVLQVGYFDSTKILDEEMEMCHNITHRIGLVVERNELREDLLKKEKLEAVQKLAAAVAHEFNQPLQSLQLISALASEGEVSAKSYSGRIPEEVSKISSLVNKLLNITAVETKAYAAGREIIDLDISGMNRKTADNKVLIVDDEESILQLMSKIIERSGHTVDCALTGEEALKLVNKNRYGLVISDISLPGISGVDLFQAVSKNHESIAFIFMSGYAIDEIDEAVINKSAGFLAKPFDITQVIKTIDNIFTN